In Candidatus Buchananbacteria bacterium, the DNA window ACATTGCCTCAAGGTACAACCGACCCGTATTGATTTGGGAAATAGTTTCCGGGAACAACACCAACTGACAGCTTGAGGCGGCGAGTCTTGGATTAGCTTCTAAAATCTTAACGCCTAAACGAGTGGCGATAAAATCAATATTAGCATATCCGACAAAGCCGAGGCGGCGCAAACATTCCCCTAAATGATAAAATACCGAATTAATCTCTGATGTTAATTTTGAATTGATTTCTTTAGCGCCAACCCACTGAATCCCCAAAAAATCTTTTTGCTGGTAGCGGTTTTTTTTACCGTACTGCTGACGGCGCAATGCCGATAATGCTGTCAAAGACGGACTGACAAAAATAGTAATGCCATACGATTGGCCCGGCACAAACATTCGTGCTAAATATCGCCGACTCCCGATAATCCGCCCGGCTGAAATTAATTTTTTTATTTCAGCGGCAGTTGAAACAAAATACGTCCCTTCACCGCCCCGAGATGAAGGTTCCTGCAAAACAACTCTACCTTTTAGTTTCAAAGCGGTTTTGCCAGGACGGATAATTTGGCTTAGCGGCGCTGGTAAATTATTTTTGGCTAAAAAATTATCAAACCAAATTTTATCTTCCAACTGCTTGGCTAATCTGAAATCAGGGGCAATCAGCGTAATGCCGTTGTCTTGAGCCCAGCGGTAAAATGACGGCTCAATGCCATGGTGAACCAATAGATGA includes these proteins:
- a CDS encoding ATP-grasp domain-containing protein, producing MKHKTIKIGLMPGGIDGLVIERRSRIPEIRFKFLVPRDKAEAVWAKKFLPQKDFIFYDLINSRLSMADLDLAGVAKKSNLSQRLKTAGVTHLLVHHGIEPSFYRWAQDNGITLIAPDFRLAKQLEDKIWFDNFLAKNNLPAPLSQIIRPGKTALKLKGRVVLQEPSSRGGEGTYFVSTAAEIKKLISAGRIIGSRRYLARMFVPGQSYGITIFVSPSLTALSALRRQQYGKKNRYQQKDFLGIQWVGAKEINSKLTSEINSVFYHLGECLRRLGFVGYANIDFIATRLGVKILEANPRLAASSCQLVLFPETISQINTGRLYLEAMLSASRKPAARSTFAAFPRQSNFYGATVYIQSPQDKFLIRQQYPGGVYVIDGKKIRFVTPDITKISRGGRYFIFYSDTQPGEVLAKGVVLGTVISNFRLYDHHGQLNKYGKMILQHFTY